The Desulfofundulus luciae genome includes the window GCAATTGCGGATGCCCTCCAGGGCGGCTTGAAAAGCTCCCGGCCGGCCCCGGAAATGGTCGTTGTTTTCCCCGGTGCCATCCAGGCTGATGCCCACGTAGCCCACGCCTATTTCTTTTAAACGGCGGGCCACGGCGGGGGTAATCAGGGTGCCGTTGGTGGAAACGGTGGTACGGATGCCCCGGCTGGTGGCGTAGGCGGCCAGTTCAAAAAAGTCCTGGCGCATTAAGGGTTCGCCGCCGGAAAATAAGAGTACCGGTACCTTGAAGGCGGTCAGGTCATCAATGAGTTTTTTAGCTTCGGTCGTAGTTAGCTCGCCGGGATGCCTTTTGTTGTCTGCACTGGCATAACAATGGATACAGCGCAGGTTGCAGGTACGGGTCATGTTCCATACCACCACCGGGCCCTGGCCCGCGGTTGTTCCGTGGATCTGATTGCGGGAGGAAGGGTTGTAACGCAGTTGATCACCAAAATTGGCGGTATCCAGGAGTAATCTACTGATACTGATCATCGTGATTCCTCCCTTGGGCTGCCTCAATGACGACCTCCAGCAGGCCTTCAATGGTATAGCGGCGCGCCTGTACGTGCACGGGCAGGCCCAATTCCCGGGCGGTCTGGGCCGTTACCGGGCCGATACAGGCCACCGTTACTCCCTGGAGCAACCGGGGCAGCTTGTATTCTTTCAGCAGTTCGACGAAATTGCGCACGGTAGACGAGCTGGTAAAGGTAATGATGTGAATCTTTCCTTCAGCCAGCATTTGCCTGACCAGTTGGGTATCCTCCCCGGCTGGTATGGTGCGGTAGGCCACCACCTCGTCAACCACTGCTCCCAGGCCGGATAGCAGTTCGGTCAACACTTTCCGCGCAATGTCCGCCCGGGGTAAAAGGATGCGGTCGCCGGGTTTGATCTGGCCTTTTAAACCGGCAATGATTTGTTCTGCCCGGTATTCATCGGGTACGTAAGTAACTTTCAAAGCATACCTTTCCAGGGCTTCTTTAGTTTTGGGTCCGATGGCGCAAAGATTAGCCCCTTTTAGATCCCGCACATCTTTCCCCTGTTGCAGCAGACGGGCAAAGAAGAAGCGCACACCATTGACGCTGGTAAAGATAATCCAGCGGTAGGAATCCAGCCGGGCAATGGCTGCATCCATGGGTTCGTAGCTTTCCGGTTCCACGATTTGGATGGTGGGAAACTCCACCGCTTCTCCTCCCAGCGCCTCAATGGCCCGGGATAACTGGCTGGCCTGTTCCCGGCTCCGGGTGACCAGGACCCGTTTCCCGAAAAGGGGCTTCTTTTCGTACCAGGACAGCTTTTCCCGCAGGGTTACCACTTCGCCCACAATGATTACGGCCGGGTTGGTAACGCCTGCTTCCATGGTCCGGGAAACAATATTTGCTAAAGTACCCACGACGGTTTTTTGCTCCGGACGGGTTCCCCAGCAGATTACCGCCACCGGTGTTTGGGGGTCACGACCGTGGCTAGTGAGCTGTTTGACAATGGATTCCAGGTTGGCCATGCCCATCAGAAGAACCAAAGTGTCCGCCCCGGTCGCCAGCTTTTCCCAGTTAATGCGGGAACTTTCCTTAGAGGGATCCTCGTTGCCCGTGATCACTGCCAGGGTAGAGGTGCAATTCCGGTGGGTAACCGGAATGCCCGCATAGGCCGGTACGGCAACAACCGAGGTGATTCCCGGCACCACTTCAAAGGGGACGCCTGCTTCCGCCAAAGCCTCGGCCTCTTCCCCGCCCCGGCCAAAAACAAAGGGGTCCCCCCCTTTCAGGCGCACAACCACCTGTCCTTTGAGAGCCCTTTCTACCAGGAGCTGGTTGATTTCTTCCTGGGTCATGGCATGTCCGGCGGGGCTTTTGCCCACATAAATCAGCTCTGCTCCGGGAGCAGCATGGGATAACAGCTTGGGACTGGCCAGGCGGTCGTAAACAATAACGTCGGCTTTTTGAATACAGGCCAGACCCTTAACAGTAATCAGTCCCGGATCCCCGGGACCTGCTCCTACCAAATAAACAGTTCCCTTTTTCATTCAAGATCAAACTCCTGTCGCGCCTTTTCTAAGATTCCCCCAGCACCCAGTTTTATTAACCGGACAGCCAGCTCTTCTCCCAGTTGTTCTGCCTGGTCTGGCGGGCCGGAAATGCTGTCCCGCACCAGTTGGCGGCCATCAAGACTGGCTACAGCCCCTTCCAGGAGCAACTGGTTATGCTGTATTTGTCCCAGGGCGCCAATAGGTACCTGGCAGCCGCCTTCCAGTTTCCTCATCAGGGCCCTCTCGGCGGTAATGGCGGTCCGGGAAGCGGGGTCATCCAGGGGGCGAATTAATTCCTGCATTTCCGGATCGTTTGCGCGAATTTCAATGGCAATGGCTCCCTGGCCTACGGCGGGCAGGCAGATGTCAAAGGGGATAAGCTGGGTGATGCGGGCATCGTACCCCAGGCGGTGTATCCCGGCGTAGGCCAGAATTATGGCATCCAGATTTAATTCCTCCAGTTTGCGCAGCCGGGTGGTCAAATTTCCCCGGATGGTGGTAACGTTAAGGTCAGGCCGGAAATGGAGCAACTGGGCAGTGCGCCGCAGGCTGCTGGTACCGATGCGAGCACCCGGGGGCAGCGTTTCCAGGGTAAGGCCATGGCGGGAAATCAACACGTCCCCCGGGTACTCCCGCTGGCAAAAGGCCCCGATGATTAAACCCTCGGGCAACCGGGTGGGGAGGTCCTTCATGCTATGGACCGCCAGATCAATTTTCCCAACCGATAGAGCTACTTCCAGTTCTTTAGTGAACAGGCCTTTATCCCCTATTTTAGCCAGGGCCACATCCAGGATGTGGTCTCCCCGGGTTTTCATACCGCGCAGGACAAACCTTTTCCTGGGATATAACTTATGCAGTTTTTCCAGTACCCAATGGGCCTGCCACATGGCCAACTGGCTGTCCCGGGTGCCGATGATAATTTCCTGCTTCATTAAATGTGCCTCCATGATTAAGGCCCGTTCTCTTGGTGGAACCGGGCAAAGTTGCCACCAGCTTACTCCCATTTTGGAAAGATTTTATCTTACCTGCCGGTGGCCAGGTTATCCTGCACAGGCTTTTTGCCGGCCTGGGATTGTTCCCCTGGAATTTCCAGTTTGAAAAGATTCTGTAATACTTTCATGTACAGGTGACCCTCAGGGGTAAGAGCATAGGACTTCAGTTGGGTTACCGGGACGTGCAAAAGCTGATTAACAATGGAGTTGGCCAGGGAACTGACCACCTTGCGATCATGTTCGGTAATGTCCCCCAGCCGGTTGAGTGCCCGGCGCAATTCCTTTTGTTTGATTTCTTCTCCCCGTTGCTTTAAAGCGGCAATGGTAGGTACGACAAACTGCATACTTAACCATTGCATAAACTGATCCAGTTCTTCTTCAATGATACTTTCTGCCGCCACGGCAGCCTTTTTGCGCTGGGCCAGGTTGTGATCGACCACCTGTTGCAGATCATCTATATCATAAAGGGTTACTCCCGGCAACTGGCCCACCGCCGGGTCAATGTCCCGGGGTACCGCAATATCGATGATCATCAGCTCCCGGCCCTGGCGGCGGGCAATGGCTTCCGCCACGTCGTTATGGCGCACCACATAGTGGGAGGCCGCGGTACAACTGATGATAATATCCGCTTCCTCGATATAGTGGTAAAGTTGATCGAATTTTACTGCCCGGCCATTAAACTGGGCGGCCAGGTTTACAGCCCGCTGATAGGAGCGGTTGGAAACAATTACTCCCGATACACCGTTGGCTACCAGGTGGCGGGCGGTCAGCTCGCTCATCTTGCCTGCGCCAATAACTAACACCGAGCGTCCGGAGAGGTCCTTGAATTGTTGTTTGGCCAGCTCCACGGCGGCATAGCTGATGGATACGGCGTTCTGATCGATACCAGTTTCCGTGCGCACCCGTTTGCCCACGGCGATGGCCTGTTGAAACAGGGTGTTCAGCACCCGGTTGGTTGCCCCGAACCGGCAGGCCAACTGGTAGGCATGACGCACCTGACCCAGAATTTGAGTTTCTCCCAGGATCATGGAATCCAGGCCGGCTGCCACCCGGAACAGGTGACGGATGGTATCATAGAGGGTGTGGGCGTAGGTACAGTTTTTGATTTCAGAAATGTCCACCCCCGATTTTCGGGAGAGGAAATCCCAAATGGCATTTAACCCCTCGTCCAGTTCCCGCGTGGCGGCGTAAATTTCCGTCCGGTTGCAGGTAGACAGGATGACACACCCTTCAATGGCGGGATAGCTGTTTAACCGGGCCAAAGATGTTTCCAGGGAGTGATCCGAGAAGGAAAGCCGTTCCCGGATTTCCACAGGTGCTGTTCTATGGTTGACTCCGACTGCGATGATAAGCATCTATTACCCGCTCCTTTGCTTGCTCGAGTTCTCCCCTGGCCAGCAACTGAAAAACCTGATCATCCAGGATGGCCGTTAGCAACTCCCGTCTTTTCCGGGGGTCGGCTGTATTTTCTAAAATATCGTGGCGTATTTCACCCAGTAAATCAACCAGAAGACCGTATTCCGGACCATAATGTTCTTCGAGTTCTTCTTTAATCTTCCGGGCCAGCAGGGGGCTTTTACCGTCGGTGGAGATGGCGATTTGCAGGGAGCCCCGTCTTACCACTGCCGGGACATAAAAGTTGCCCTGGGGCGGATCGTCCACCACGTTTACCAGCATATTTCTGGCCATTGCCTCGGCTGCTACCCATCGGTTGATTTCATCCAGGTCGGTGGCTGCAATTACTAAAAAGACGCCTGCAAGGTCGGCAGTTTCATATTCCCCCTGCCGGTAGCTGATTTTACCTTTATCCACCAGTTCCCGTAAGCCTGGAGTGAGGGTGGGACTGACCACCTTTACTTTAGCCCCACAGGCCAGGAGGGATAATACCTTGCGTTCCGCTACGCTGCCGCCGCCTACCACCAGGCACGGGCGCTGGGATAAAATTAA containing:
- the cobA gene encoding uroporphyrinogen-III C-methyltransferase translates to MKKGTVYLVGAGPGDPGLITVKGLACIQKADVIVYDRLASPKLLSHAAPGAELIYVGKSPAGHAMTQEEINQLLVERALKGQVVVRLKGGDPFVFGRGGEEAEALAEAGVPFEVVPGITSVVAVPAYAGIPVTHRNCTSTLAVITGNEDPSKESSRINWEKLATGADTLVLLMGMANLESIVKQLTSHGRDPQTPVAVICWGTRPEQKTVVGTLANIVSRTMEAGVTNPAVIIVGEVVTLREKLSWYEKKPLFGKRVLVTRSREQASQLSRAIEALGGEAVEFPTIQIVEPESYEPMDAAIARLDSYRWIIFTSVNGVRFFFARLLQQGKDVRDLKGANLCAIGPKTKEALERYALKVTYVPDEYRAEQIIAGLKGQIKPGDRILLPRADIARKVLTELLSGLGAVVDEVVAYRTIPAGEDTQLVRQMLAEGKIHIITFTSSSTVRNFVELLKEYKLPRLLQGVTVACIGPVTAQTARELGLPVHVQARRYTIEGLLEVVIEAAQGRNHDDQYQ
- the hemC gene encoding hydroxymethylbilane synthase, whose translation is MKQEIIIGTRDSQLAMWQAHWVLEKLHKLYPRKRFVLRGMKTRGDHILDVALAKIGDKGLFTKELEVALSVGKIDLAVHSMKDLPTRLPEGLIIGAFCQREYPGDVLISRHGLTLETLPPGARIGTSSLRRTAQLLHFRPDLNVTTIRGNLTTRLRKLEELNLDAIILAYAGIHRLGYDARITQLIPFDICLPAVGQGAIAIEIRANDPEMQELIRPLDDPASRTAITAERALMRKLEGGCQVPIGALGQIQHNQLLLEGAVASLDGRQLVRDSISGPPDQAEQLGEELAVRLIKLGAGGILEKARQEFDLE
- the hemA gene encoding glutamyl-tRNA reductase; protein product: MLIIAVGVNHRTAPVEIRERLSFSDHSLETSLARLNSYPAIEGCVILSTCNRTEIYAATRELDEGLNAIWDFLSRKSGVDISEIKNCTYAHTLYDTIRHLFRVAAGLDSMILGETQILGQVRHAYQLACRFGATNRVLNTLFQQAIAVGKRVRTETGIDQNAVSISYAAVELAKQQFKDLSGRSVLVIGAGKMSELTARHLVANGVSGVIVSNRSYQRAVNLAAQFNGRAVKFDQLYHYIEEADIIISCTAASHYVVRHNDVAEAIARRQGRELMIIDIAVPRDIDPAVGQLPGVTLYDIDDLQQVVDHNLAQRKKAAVAAESIIEEELDQFMQWLSMQFVVPTIAALKQRGEEIKQKELRRALNRLGDITEHDRKVVSSLANSIVNQLLHVPVTQLKSYALTPEGHLYMKVLQNLFKLEIPGEQSQAGKKPVQDNLATGR
- a CDS encoding precorrin-2 dehydrogenase/sirohydrochlorin ferrochelatase family protein, coding for MLKCYPVSLILSQRPCLVVGGGSVAERKVLSLLACGAKVKVVSPTLTPGLRELVDKGKISYRQGEYETADLAGVFLVIAATDLDEINRWVAAEAMARNMLVNVVDDPPQGNFYVPAVVRRGSLQIAISTDGKSPLLARKIKEELEEHYGPEYGLLVDLLGEIRHDILENTADPRKRRELLTAILDDQVFQLLARGELEQAKERVIDAYHRSRSQP